One genomic region from Quercus robur chromosome 4, dhQueRobu3.1, whole genome shotgun sequence encodes:
- the LOC126723798 gene encoding serine/threonine-protein kinase-like protein At3g51990 encodes MGYLSCKAESAISISNSHTPSSNFPSTTHKKPIKIKHFNYCDLEAATNNFSDQKLLGKGSHGYVYKALIHGRQVAVKKPSRTPSLRPDMPASEVDNEIEILSKIHSPRLVNLLGFTTDSENRLLVVEFMSNGTLYDILHSTTRPPGWGRRIRLALHTAKAIDILHSSNPPVIHRDIKSANVLIDRNHNARLGDFGLALRCHVDDYRLRSTPPAGTMGYLDPGYVTPDNLSTKTDVFSFGILLLEIISGRKAIDVGHSPPSIVDWAIPLIKKGKLSAVYDPRIELLKDLVVKKQLVVIAGKCVRSCRERRPTMKEVVGWLSGLSKLVPLHSWNGLNNPCMMVENVGVPVGVGLRDVNSRVESVQGGNLDAVDGKVSRLSMRNSRRVYSDLGFRSNLMELMAGHDGEGDEVEPGSKSGNWSAKLGSGRYFHRSCGNESDVLHLKQNQSAGEGSDRFSREDVMSRSNFSSQAAEGVSN; translated from the coding sequence aTGGGCTATCTTTCTTGTAAAGCTGAATCAGCCATTTCCATCTCCAATTCCCACACCCCATCTTCAAATTTTCCCAGCACCACTCACAAAAAACCCATCAAGATCAAGCATTTTAACTACTGTGATCTTGAAGCTGCCACCAACAACTTCTCTGATCAAAAGTTGTTGGGAAAAGGCAGCCATGGCTATGTCTACAAGGCCCTCATTCATGGCCGCCAAGTTGCTGTCAAGAAACCGTCTCGAACTCCTTCTCTCAGACCAGATATGCCAGCCAGTGAGGTGGATAATGAGATTGAAATCTTGTCCAAAATCCACAGCCCAAGACTGGTAAATCTACTTGGTTTTACCACTGATTCTGAAAATAGACTTTTGGTGGTTGAATTCATGAGTAATGGTACTTTGTATGACATTCTTCATTCCACAACTCGACCTCCTGGTTGGGGTCGAAGAATTAGATTAGCTTTGCATACTGCTAAAGCCATTGACATTTTGCATTCATCAAACCCACCTGTAATTCATAGAGATATTAAGTCTGCTAATGTGTTAATAGATAGAAACCATAATGCTCGGTTGGGTGATTTTGGATTAGCACTTAGGTGTCATGTTGATGATTATAGACTGAGGTCTACACCCCCTGCTGGGACTATGGGGTATTTAGACCCTGGCTATGTGACCCCAGATAATTTGAGCACAAAGACTGATGTGTTTAGTTTTGGGATTTTGTTGTTGGAGATTATTAGTGGAAGGAAGGCTATTGATGTTGGGCATTCACCGCCTTCGATTGTGGATTGGGCAATTCCTCTTATAAAGAAAGGGAAGCTTTCTGCTGTTTATGATCCAAGGATTGAACTTCTTAAGGATTTGGTTGTGAAGAAGCAATTGGTAGTGATTGCTGGGAAGTGTGTGAGGTCGTGTAGGGAGAGGAGGCCGACAATGAAGGAGGTTGTTGGGTGGCTTAGTGGGTTGAGTAAATTGGTTCCACTTCACTCATGGAATGGTCTTAATAATCCGTGTATGATGGTAGAGAATGTTGGGGTTCCGGTGGGGGTGGGATTGAGAGATGTGAATTCGAGAGTGGAGAGTGTGCAAGGAGGGAATTTGGATGCTGTAGATGGGAAAGTTAGTAGGTTGTCGATGAGGAATTCACGGAGAGTGTATTCTGATTTGGGGTTCAGGAGCAACTTGATGGAACTTATGGCTGGTCATGATGGGGAGGGTGATGAGGTTGAGCCTGGTTCTAAATCAGGGAATTGGAGTGCTAAATTAGGTAGTGGAAGATATTTCCACCGGAGTTGTGGTAATGAAAGCGATGTTCTCCATTTGAAGCAAAATCAATCAGCTGGGGAAGGTTCAGATAGATTTTCAAGAGAAGATGTAATGTCTCGTTCGAATTTTAGTTCTCAGGCAGCTGAGGGTGTATCTAATTAA